One genomic window of Actinoplanes lobatus includes the following:
- a CDS encoding TIGR03089 family protein has protein sequence MKTTIPQAFTEAVRRDPAAPLLTWYDDATGDRTELSGATLDNWVSKTANLLVDGVGLGHGDAVALLLPPHWQTAALLLGVSAAGLAADLGGDPQPVEALFTTPDLVDRAASWTSLDRWATGLLPLAMPLRTPPAGYADYVTEVRNHGDHFRGAPVDPADRALAGPVELSHHEVIGMAADRAAELGITSGDRVLIDVTLYPDPVDWLLAPLVADASVVLCANLDVSKAGARAATEKVTVTLA, from the coding sequence ATGAAAACGACGATCCCGCAGGCGTTCACGGAGGCGGTCCGGCGCGATCCGGCCGCGCCGCTGCTGACCTGGTATGACGACGCCACCGGCGACCGCACCGAGCTGTCCGGGGCGACCCTGGACAACTGGGTGTCGAAGACCGCGAACCTGCTGGTCGACGGGGTCGGCCTGGGTCACGGCGACGCGGTGGCCCTGCTCCTGCCGCCGCACTGGCAGACCGCGGCGCTGCTGCTCGGCGTGTCGGCCGCCGGCCTGGCCGCCGACCTGGGCGGCGACCCGCAACCGGTGGAGGCGCTCTTCACCACCCCGGACCTGGTGGACCGGGCCGCGAGCTGGACCTCGCTCGACCGCTGGGCCACCGGCCTGCTGCCGCTGGCCATGCCGCTGCGCACCCCGCCGGCCGGGTACGCCGACTACGTCACCGAGGTCCGTAACCACGGCGACCACTTCCGCGGCGCGCCGGTCGACCCGGCCGACCGGGCCCTGGCCGGCCCGGTCGAGCTGAGCCACCACGAGGTGATCGGCATGGCCGCCGACCGGGCCGCCGAACTCGGCATCACGTCCGGCGACCGGGTGCTGATCGACGTCACGCTCTACCCCGACCCGGTCGACTGGCTGCTGGCCCCGCTGGTGGCCGACGCCTCGGTCGTCCTCTGCGCCAACCTGGACGTGTCGAAGGCCGGGGCGCGGGCCGCCACCGAGAAGGTCACTGTGACGCTGGCCTGA
- a CDS encoding glycosyltransferase family 4 protein, which produces MTPGRPPRVLVDATSVPADRGGVGRYVDGLLGALGQLGSDRVDLAVVAQRSDAERYRRMLPSAEVIPGPAAIVHRPARLAWEQTGLPLLAQQVGAQVLHSPFYTCPLRTGCPVTVTVHDATFFTEPEHYDNTKRTFFRSAIKTSLRRAARVIVPSKATRDELIRLLDADPTRIDVAYHGVDQAAFHAPTEDEKARVRARLGLGDSGYVAFLGAKEPRKNVPNLIRGWARAVADWPHPPALVIAGGQGHDDDIDRAVAEVPAHLRLLRPGYLRYADLPGFLGGALVACYPSFGEGFGLPILEAMACGTPVLTTPRLSLPEVGGDAVAYTTETPERIAEDLADLLHDEQRRRTLAKAGSDRAKEFTWMSSAEVHVTTWNRVAA; this is translated from the coding sequence GTGACCCCCGGTCGCCCCCCGCGAGTGCTCGTCGACGCCACCAGTGTCCCCGCGGACCGGGGCGGTGTCGGCAGATATGTCGACGGTCTGCTCGGAGCGCTCGGGCAGCTCGGTTCCGACCGAGTGGACCTTGCCGTCGTGGCACAGCGTTCCGATGCGGAGCGTTACCGCCGGATGCTGCCCTCCGCCGAGGTGATCCCCGGCCCGGCCGCGATCGTGCACCGGCCGGCCCGTCTCGCCTGGGAGCAGACCGGTCTGCCGCTGCTCGCCCAGCAGGTCGGCGCGCAGGTCCTGCACTCGCCGTTCTACACCTGCCCGCTGCGCACCGGCTGCCCGGTGACCGTGACGGTGCACGACGCGACGTTCTTCACCGAGCCGGAGCACTACGACAACACCAAGCGGACCTTCTTCCGCAGCGCGATCAAGACGTCGCTGCGCCGGGCCGCCCGGGTGATCGTGCCGAGCAAGGCCACCCGGGACGAGCTGATCCGCTTGCTGGACGCGGACCCGACCCGGATCGACGTGGCGTACCACGGGGTGGACCAGGCGGCCTTCCACGCGCCGACCGAGGACGAGAAGGCGCGGGTCCGGGCCCGCCTCGGCTTGGGCGACTCGGGCTATGTGGCGTTCCTCGGCGCCAAGGAGCCGCGGAAGAACGTGCCGAACCTGATCCGTGGCTGGGCCCGGGCGGTCGCCGACTGGCCCCACCCGCCGGCCCTGGTGATCGCCGGCGGTCAGGGGCACGACGACGACATCGACCGCGCGGTGGCCGAGGTCCCGGCGCACCTGCGGCTGCTGCGACCAGGCTATCTGCGGTACGCGGACCTGCCCGGCTTCCTCGGCGGCGCCCTGGTTGCCTGCTACCCCTCGTTCGGGGAGGGGTTCGGCCTGCCGATCCTGGAGGCGATGGCCTGCGGCACCCCGGTGCTCACCACGCCCCGGTTGTCACTTCCGGAGGTCGGCGGTGACGCTGTCGCCTACACGACCGAAACACCGGAGCGGATCGCCGAGGACCTCGCTGACCTGCTGCACGACGAGCAGCGCCGCCGGACGTTGGCGAAGGCGGGCTCCGACCGTGCGAAAGAGTTCACCTGGATGTCAAGTGCGGAGGTACACGTAACAACGTGGAATCGGGTTGCCGCTTGA
- a CDS encoding mannose-1-phosphate guanylyltransferase → MLYGVVLAGGTGTRLWPLSRAGHPKFLHPLTGTEASLLQATVDRLDILTSPDRVFVVTGVAHAAAVSRQLSAMPEDNVLVEPSPRDSCAAIALAAAVIARRDPEAIMGSFASDHLIADKEAFSDVIRSAMAGAREGLLMTLGITPTRPETGYGYLQCGGSVGDGPLLKVEEFKEKPTYEVAEGYVKSGNYLWNAGMFVWRVESFLAELHRQQPQLAAGISRIAQAWGTAEQEEVMGDVWPTLPKISVDYAVMEGAAAAGRVGTVPGDFGWNDVGDFHTLGEVLTADQAGNVVVGHDAAERHPVLLRETEGLVVVPSSGRLVAAMGVRDLVIVDTPDAVLVCPRERAQEVKQLVDQLKELGQHGYI, encoded by the coding sequence GTGTTGTACGGAGTGGTTCTTGCTGGCGGAACCGGAACCCGTCTCTGGCCACTGTCCCGCGCCGGTCATCCCAAGTTTCTGCACCCTCTGACCGGTACGGAGGCGTCCCTTCTCCAGGCGACGGTGGACCGGTTGGACATTCTCACCTCCCCCGATCGGGTCTTCGTGGTGACCGGTGTGGCGCACGCGGCGGCCGTCTCCCGGCAGCTTTCCGCCATGCCCGAGGACAACGTTCTGGTGGAGCCGTCCCCGCGGGACTCGTGTGCCGCGATCGCCCTGGCCGCCGCGGTCATCGCCCGCCGCGACCCGGAAGCGATCATGGGCTCCTTCGCGTCCGATCACCTGATCGCCGACAAGGAGGCGTTCTCCGACGTGATCCGGTCGGCGATGGCCGGCGCGCGGGAGGGGCTGCTGATGACCCTCGGGATCACGCCGACCCGCCCCGAGACGGGCTACGGCTACCTCCAGTGCGGCGGCTCGGTCGGCGACGGCCCGCTGCTCAAGGTGGAGGAGTTCAAGGAGAAGCCGACGTACGAGGTGGCCGAGGGCTACGTGAAGTCCGGCAACTACCTGTGGAACGCCGGCATGTTCGTCTGGCGGGTCGAGTCCTTCCTGGCCGAGCTGCACCGGCAGCAGCCGCAGCTGGCCGCGGGCATCAGCCGGATCGCGCAGGCGTGGGGCACCGCCGAGCAGGAAGAGGTGATGGGCGACGTCTGGCCGACGCTGCCCAAGATCTCGGTGGACTACGCGGTGATGGAGGGCGCGGCCGCGGCCGGCCGGGTCGGCACCGTGCCCGGCGACTTCGGGTGGAACGACGTCGGTGACTTCCACACCCTCGGTGAGGTGCTCACCGCGGACCAGGCCGGCAACGTGGTGGTCGGGCACGACGCCGCCGAGCGGCACCCCGTGCTGCTGCGCGAGACCGAGGGCCTGGTCGTGGTCCCGTCGTCGGGCCGTCTCGTGGCCGCCATGGGGGTCCGGGACCTGGTCATCGTGGACACGCCGGACGCCGTCCTGGTGTGCCCGCGGGAACGGGCGCAGGAGGTCAAGCAGCTCGTCGACCAGCTCAAGGAGCTGGGCCAGCACGGCTACATCTAG
- a CDS encoding DUF4232 domain-containing protein, producing the protein MRNPSRPVIPALATILALTACAEPGTVPTPAAAEAPAPACLTSDLEATVTLRTATGAGPERAALVTLINVAGQDCTVDGWLTVTLATAGRRVLPVPTTKLDEPAPAQEFVVRPHQAAYAGLRWTSCARTEEDCQAGGTLRYDMGQSKDGPAAVLADFPTSRRNGITMNELRIGSLQQFSDRALDW; encoded by the coding sequence ATGCGTAACCCCTCGAGGCCGGTCATCCCCGCCCTGGCCACCATCCTGGCGCTGACCGCATGCGCCGAGCCCGGCACGGTACCCACCCCGGCCGCCGCCGAGGCTCCGGCTCCCGCCTGCCTGACCAGCGATCTGGAGGCCACGGTCACCCTCCGGACGGCCACCGGCGCCGGCCCGGAACGCGCCGCCCTGGTCACCCTGATCAACGTCGCGGGCCAGGACTGCACCGTGGACGGCTGGCTGACGGTCACCCTGGCGACCGCCGGCCGCCGGGTCCTGCCGGTCCCCACGACGAAGCTGGACGAGCCGGCGCCGGCCCAGGAGTTCGTGGTCCGGCCCCATCAGGCCGCCTACGCCGGCCTCCGGTGGACCTCGTGCGCCCGCACCGAGGAGGACTGCCAGGCCGGCGGCACGTTGCGCTACGACATGGGCCAGAGCAAGGACGGCCCGGCGGCCGTCCTTGCCGACTTCCCCACCTCGCGGCGCAACGGCATCACCATGAACGAGCTCCGGATCGGCTCGCTACAGCAGTTCAGCGACCGGGCCCTCGACTGGTGA
- a CDS encoding NUDIX hydrolase, translating into MTDLYENAVDVLSTWNATSDAAEANRKRTLDLLADGPGAMTRAHRAGHVTASALIVDDSRRVLLCLHGRLGLWMQLGGHCEEGDGTLAAAALREAGEESGIPGLVLDPVPIDIDIHEVRCGSQEGAPATPSVHYDVRFLLRAPAGAVERISDESSDLAWFRPDALPSPLADGTIQQIAPALARLT; encoded by the coding sequence ATGACCGACCTCTACGAGAACGCCGTCGACGTGCTGTCCACCTGGAACGCCACCTCCGATGCCGCCGAGGCGAACCGCAAGCGCACCCTCGACCTGCTCGCCGACGGCCCCGGCGCGATGACCCGCGCCCACCGGGCCGGCCACGTCACCGCCAGCGCCCTGATCGTCGACGACTCCCGGCGTGTGCTGCTCTGCCTGCACGGCCGTCTCGGCCTCTGGATGCAGCTGGGCGGCCACTGCGAGGAGGGCGACGGGACGCTGGCCGCCGCGGCGCTCCGGGAGGCGGGAGAGGAGTCCGGCATCCCCGGTCTGGTCCTGGACCCGGTGCCGATCGACATCGACATCCACGAGGTCCGCTGCGGCTCCCAGGAGGGCGCACCGGCCACCCCGTCGGTCCACTACGACGTTCGATTCCTGCTGCGGGCCCCGGCCGGCGCGGTCGAACGGATAAGTGACGAGTCGTCAGACCTAGCGTGGTTCCGCCCCGACGCTCTACCGTCACCTCTGGCCGACGGCACGATCCAGCAGATCGCCCCCGCGTTGGCCCGCCTGACGTGA
- a CDS encoding coenzyme F420-0:L-glutamate ligase, with amino-acid sequence MNDGLEILPVRGIGDVTAGDDLAELITGAAPWLADGDVLVVTSKIVSKAEGRLVEVPADGPEREEARQRVLAGETARLVARRGNTTIVQTHHGFVMAAAGIDASNVDKTHLVLLPEDPDASARRLRADLRERGLDVAVVVSDTMGRAWRNGLTDVALGAAGIDALLDHRGQFDPYGNELSLTQMAVIDELSAAAELVKGKCDRVPVAVVRGYGRLTADDGPGAKVLVRDSAEDMFGSGTAEARAEGLRAAAALPELPHTGGRSLMDPPPAGPPAADPAAVTRALRTLGDLLVSNLRLDNGIRLTPARDSPAALIRTGAEAHRLRAALAAEGVHTTALTDDEGVTLYYGASA; translated from the coding sequence GTGAACGACGGCCTGGAGATCCTCCCGGTCCGCGGCATCGGGGACGTGACCGCGGGCGACGACCTCGCCGAGCTGATCACCGGGGCGGCGCCGTGGCTCGCCGACGGTGACGTCCTCGTGGTGACCAGCAAGATCGTGTCGAAGGCGGAGGGCCGCCTGGTCGAGGTCCCGGCCGACGGGCCGGAGCGCGAGGAGGCCCGGCAGCGGGTGCTGGCCGGCGAGACCGCCCGGTTGGTGGCCCGCCGGGGCAACACCACCATCGTGCAGACCCACCACGGTTTCGTGATGGCCGCCGCCGGCATCGACGCGTCGAACGTCGACAAGACCCATCTGGTGCTGCTGCCCGAGGACCCGGACGCCTCGGCCCGCCGGCTGCGCGCCGACCTACGCGAACGCGGCCTGGACGTTGCCGTGGTCGTCTCCGACACGATGGGCCGCGCCTGGCGCAACGGGCTCACCGACGTGGCCCTCGGCGCCGCGGGCATCGACGCGCTGCTCGACCACCGCGGGCAGTTCGACCCCTACGGCAACGAGTTGAGCCTCACCCAGATGGCGGTGATCGACGAGCTGTCCGCGGCCGCCGAGCTGGTCAAGGGCAAATGCGACCGGGTGCCGGTCGCGGTGGTTCGTGGTTACGGCCGCCTGACGGCGGACGACGGGCCCGGCGCCAAGGTCCTGGTCCGGGACTCCGCCGAGGACATGTTCGGATCGGGTACGGCCGAGGCGCGCGCCGAGGGCCTCCGTGCCGCCGCGGCGCTCCCGGAGCTCCCGCACACCGGCGGCCGCAGCCTGATGGATCCGCCTCCGGCCGGTCCTCCGGCCGCCGACCCGGCCGCCGTGACCCGCGCACTGCGTACGCTCGGCGATCTCCTCGTGTCGAATCTCCGCCTCGACAACGGCATCCGCCTGACCCCGGCCCGCGACAGTCCCGCTGCCCTGATCCGCACCGGCGCCGAAGCCCACCGGCTCCGGGCCGCTCTGGCCGCCGAGGGCGTCCACACCACCGCCCTGACCGACGACGAGGGCGTCACCCTGTACTACGGAGCATCCGCATGA